The Candidatus Neomarinimicrobiota bacterium sequence AAGACCATTTATACTTACAAATATGGTTGGGAGTAATAGCGAGCTGGTTTTTGATGGGAATTCCATAGTAATGGATTGTAAGGGTAAAATAATTGGCTGGGGTGGTGAATTTGTAGAAACCCTTGAAATATTTGACCTTGATATCGATTCATTTACCGGGATTGAAAAAAAGATAAATGTTTCAGAGAGAATTGGGCGAATTTACAAAGCACTGATTGTGGGGATTCACGATTATCTACACAAAACTGGCTTTTATAAGGCGGTTGTTGGACTGAGTGGAGGTATTGACTCCTCAGTTGTTGCTTCACTTGCCAGCGAGGCTCTCGGTGCAGAAAATGTCCTCGGAGTATTAATGCCATCGAGGTATACTTCGGAAAGGAGCATTGAAGACGCAAAAACTGTTGCTACAAACTTAGGTATAGAGTACAAGATCATCCCTATTGAGGATATTTTTCAGTCATATAAAGCATCATTGTCTGAAATGTTATTAGGGCTTAAAGAAGATATAACAGAAGAAAACATTCAGGCAAGGATTAGGGGAAATATATTGATGGCAATATCGAATAAATTTGGATACATGGTCTTATCAACGGGGAATAAAACAGAAATGGCACTTGGGTACTGCACATTGTACGGTGATCTTTCAGGAGGACTTGCTGTTATTTCAGATATAAATAAACTCGATGTTTATGAACTAGGCAGGTATTTTAACAAAATAAAGGGTGGTGATATTATTCCTGAGTCTGTTTTTACTAAAAAACCTACCGCTGAATTAAAATTTGATCAGGTTGATCCCTTTGATTATAATATTGTCAGTCCGTTGACTGATGAAATAATTGAGAGTGGTAGAAGTGTGGATGAACTAGTAGAGATGGGGTATGACAGGGAATTGGTTGTAGACATTGTAAAAAAAATAAGAAAAAGTGAATATAAAAGAAGACAAGCGCCACCCGGGATAAAAATTACAGAAAAAGCATTTGGCATGGGTAGAAGATACCCTATAGTCAATTACTTTGATGGTTAGGAAATTTTATATAACAGTATTTATTTTATTACTCATCAATCTTTATTTGCTACCTCAACAAAATATTAATACTTGCAATGGTGGAACTTGGACTAAAATGACATACAATGAAAAATACTGCTATATAGTTGGTTATCTAGATGCACTTAATTTGTCTGTGAGGATTATAGATAAAACTATAAAAATGCAAAAACAAGCCGATATTAACTTTGTTGAACCTGCTTTTATTAATATGATTTATGATGACTTGAAGAAATATGATTTTAGTAATATTATAGATGTTGACCAGATGATAAAAAGTATTGATGCTGTATATGTTGAAAAATTGAATTTAAATATACCCGTAGAGGCTGTAATGCTATCTATAATTGAACGAAATAATGGTAACTATGAACGAGCTGACAGAATATTAATTGAATCGAGAAAAATAATTCATAAGGGATATTAATATGACGAAAAAACCATTGAGTGGTGAGGCAAATTTACTAAATCATTTTTATTATTATATTTTTGTATTGTTTGTGGTGCTTATGGGTGTTGTATTGGTTCGTGCTAATAACGTAATACTCAGACAATTCCGTATCTGGATATCTCCAGAGACTATCAACGATAGATTCCTATTTCTGATTGCAGTTTTCGCAACGTCATCGATATTTATCTTTTTAATAAGCCTATTATTAATGTTTTTTATAGAAAATTATAATCTATTTAATATCCTGTGGTTTGTATTTATAGTCACTGCAACGCTATTTGTATCAATGTTCCTTGTAGAGGTATGGTCAGCATCCATAAATAGTGTTCTGGTTAAGTTATTTATTGTCATTCTTTGTAATATAGTCACAATAATATTTACTTATATTTATTACAAATTAAATTTTACACCAACGCCCAATTTTGCCGTATTTTTACTTGGTATGATCGCCCTAACGTCATCTTTAAACTGGATCTATCTGAATGCAATAATTAGTATATAAATAAATAAAAGAAAACTTTGATAGCAAACTTCTTCGAAAGAAATCCTGCTTTAAGGACATTCATAATTATATCTGTTGGTTACATAATAGGACGT is a genomic window containing:
- a CDS encoding NAD+ synthase — encoded protein: MRIGLVQLNPNIGAFDTNYKKILNFIRKAEERYIDILIFPEMVITGYPPQDLLFNRSFVDKNLECLNKVAKEVSEKLYVIIGFVDKKDGKLYNSAAVLNNGKILEVRSKTLLPNYDVFDEVRYFTPANENDPFDIYFGDRKLTIGVEVCEDLWDKHYDKKVTDELYKRGAELVINISASPFTENKFDTRLNLIKEKVKKYKRPFILTNMVGSNSELVFDGNSIVMDCKGKIIGWGGEFVETLEIFDLDIDSFTGIEKKINVSERIGRIYKALIVGIHDYLHKTGFYKAVVGLSGGIDSSVVASLASEALGAENVLGVLMPSRYTSERSIEDAKTVATNLGIEYKIIPIEDIFQSYKASLSEMLLGLKEDITEENIQARIRGNILMAISNKFGYMVLSTGNKTEMALGYCTLYGDLSGGLAVISDINKLDVYELGRYFNKIKGGDIIPESVFTKKPTAELKFDQVDPFDYNIVSPLTDEIIESGRSVDELVEMGYDRELVVDIVKKIRKSEYKRRQAPPGIKITEKAFGMGRRYPIVNYFDG